From the genome of Gorilla gorilla gorilla isolate KB3781 chromosome 4, NHGRI_mGorGor1-v2.1_pri, whole genome shotgun sequence, one region includes:
- the COIL gene encoding coilin — protein MAASETVRLRLQFDYPPPATPHCTAFWLLVDLNRCRVVTDLISLIRQRFGFSSGALLGLYLEGGLLPPAESARLVRDNDCLRVKLEERGVAENSVVISNGDINLSLRKAKKRAFQLEEDEETEPDCKYSKKHWKSRENNNNNEKVLDLEPKAVTDQTVSKKNKRKNKATCGTVGDDNEEAKRKSPKKKEKCEYKKKAKNPKSPKVQAVKDWANQRCSSPKGSARNSLVTAKRKGSVSVCSKESPSSSSESESCDESISDGPSKVTLEARNSSEKLPTELSKEEPSTKNTTADKLAIKLGFSLTPSKGKTSGTTSSSSDSSSESDDQCLMSSSTPECAAGFLKTVGLFAGRGRPGPGLSSQTAGAAGWRRSGSNGGGQAPGASPSVSLPASLGRGWGREENLFSWKGAKGRGMRGRGRGRGHPVSCVVNRSTDNQRQQQLNDVVKNSSTIIQNPVETPKKDYSLLPLLAAAPQVGEKIAFKLLELTSSYSPDVSDYKEGRILSHNPETQQVDIEILSSLPALREPGKFDLVYHNENGTEVVEYAVTQESKITVFWKELIDPRLIIESPSNTSSTEPA, from the exons ATGGCAGCTTCCGAGACGGTTAGGCTACGGCTTCAATTTGATTACCCGCCGCCAGCTACCCCGCACTGTACGGCCTTCTGGCTTCTGGTGGACTTGAACAGATGCCGCGTCGTCACAGATCTCATTAGTCTCATCCGCCAGCGCTTCGGCTTCAGTTCTGGGGCCCTCCTAGGCCTCTACCTGGAGGGGGGGCTCTTGCCCCCCGCCGAGAGCGCGCGCCTCGTGAGAGACAACGACTGCCTCAG AGTTAAATTAGAAGAGAGAggagttgctgagaattctgtaGTCATCAGTAATGGTGACATTAATTTATCTCTTAGAAAAGCAAAGAAGCGGGCATTTCAGTTAGAGgaggatgaagaaactgaaccaGATTGCAAATATTCAAAGAAGCATTGGAAGAGTCGAGagaacaataacaataatgaGAAGGTCTTGGATCTGGAACCAAAAGCTGTCACAGATCAGACTGTCagcaaaaaaaacaagagaaaaaataaagcaacctGTGGCACAGTGGGTGATGATAACGAAGAGGCCAAAAGAAAATCaccaaagaaaaaggagaaatgtgAATATAAAAAAAAGGCCAAGAATCCCAAGTCTCCGAAAGTACAGGCAGTGAAAGACTGGGCCAATCAGAGATGTAGTTCTCCAAAAGGTTCTGCTAGAAACAGCCTTGTTACAGCCAAAAGGAAAGGTAGTGTAAGCGTTTGCTCAAAAGAGAGTCCCAGTTCCTCCTCGGAGTCTGAGTCTTGTGATGAATCTATCAGTGATGGTCCCAGCAAAGTCACTTTGGAGGCCAGAAATTCCTCAGAGAAATTACCAACTGAGTTATCAAAGGAAGAaccctctaccaaaaatacaactgCAGACAAACTGGCTATAAAACTTGGCTTTAGCCTTACCCCCAGCAAGGGCAAGACCTCTGGAACAACATCTTCCAGTTCAGACTCTAGTTCAGAGTCAGACGACCAATGCTTGATGTCATCGAGCACCCCGGAGTGTGCTGCGGGTTTCTTAAAGACAGTAGGCCTTTTTGCAGGAAGAGGTCGTCCAGGCCCAGGGCTGTCATCACAGACTGCAGGTGCTGCTGGATGGAGGCGTTCTGGCTCAAATGGTGGTGGACAGGCTCCTGGTGCTTCTCCCAGTGTGTCTCTCCCTGCTAGTTTAGGAAGAGGATGGGGTAGAGAAGAGAACCTTTTTTCTTGGAAGGGAGCTAAGGGACGGGGCATGCGGGGGAGAGGTCGAGGACGAGGGCATCCTGTTTCCTGTGTTGTAAATAGAAGCACTGACAACCAGAGGCAACAGCAATTAAATGACGTGGTAAAAAATTCATCTACTATTATCCAG AATCCAGTAGAGACACCCAAGAAGGACTATAGTCTGTTACCACTGTTAGCAGCTGCCCCTCAAGTTGGAGAAAAGATTGCATTTAAG cttTTGGAGCTAACATCCAGTTACTCTCCTGATGTCTCTGACTACAAG gaaggaagaatattAAGCCACAATCCAGAGACCCAGCAAGTAGATATAGAAATTCTTTCATCCTTACCTG CCTTGAGAGAACCTGGGAAATTTGATTTAGTTTATCACAATGAAAATGGAACCGAGGTAGTGGAGTACGCTGTGACACAGGAGAGCAAG